A stretch of Astyanax mexicanus isolate ESR-SI-001 chromosome 21, AstMex3_surface, whole genome shotgun sequence DNA encodes these proteins:
- the LOC103036567 gene encoding transformer-2 protein homolog beta isoform X1 translates to MSDNEKEYVERESRSRSRSHRVSAKSNSESPRRSPAGSKDGSHRSRSRSHSRSRSRSRSRSRRSTRRRYSRSHSRSRSRSHSRRRHSRSRSYSHEHRRHRSHSHSPMSNRRRHVGNRANPDPNCCLGVFGLSLYTTERDLREVFSKYGPLSSVSIVYDQQSRRSRGFAFVYFENREDSREYHSFINCSNQAKERANGMELDGRRIRVDYSITQRPHTPTPGIYMGRPTYGGGRPSASGGRSRDYDRGYDRGYERYDDREYYKSYRRRSQSPYYNRGGYRSRSRSRSYSPRRY, encoded by the exons ATGAGCGACAACGAGAAGGAGTATGTGGAGCGG GAGTCACGATCCAGAAGCCGGAGCCATAGAGTCTCTGCTAAATCCAATAGCGAGTCCCCGAGACGTTCCCCAGCGGGGTCTAAAGATGGGTCCCATCGTTCCAGATCCAGATCTCACTCCAGGTCCAGATCTAGGTCCAG GTCCCGTTCCCGCCGGAGCACAAGGAGGCGCTACTCTCGTTCACACTCGCGCTCTCGTTCACGCTCCCACTCTCGCCGCCGCCACTCTCGCAGCCGATCCTACAGCCATGAGCATCGCCGCCACAGAAGCCACAGCCACTCTCCAATGTCCAACCGCAGACGGCATGTTGGCAATCGG GCGAATCCAGACCCTAACTGCTGCCTGGGTGTGTTTGGTCTGAGTCTTTATACCACAGAGAGAGATCTGAGAGAGGTGTTCTCTAAGTACGGTCCTCTGAGCAGCGTAAGCATCGTGTACGATCAGCAGTCACGCCGATCACGAGGCTTCGCTTTCGTCTACTTCGAGAACAGGGAGGACTCTAGGGAG TATCATTCTTTCATAAACTGTTCTAATCAGGCTAAAGAGCGAGCTAATGGGATGGAGCTGGACGGGAGACGTATCAGAGTGGACTATTCCATCACTCAGAGGCCACACACCCCCACCCCGGGCATCTATATGGGACGACCCACATA TGGGGGAGGAAGGCCGAGTGCGTCCGGAGGCCGCTCTAGAGATTATGATCGCGGTTACGATCGAGGATACGAACGCTATGATGACAGAGAATACTACAAATCTTACAG GCGCAGGTCTCAATCACCCTACTACAACCGCGGAGGGTACAGGTCACGCTCTCGGTCGCGGTCGTACTCCCCAC GTCGATACTGA
- the LOC103036567 gene encoding transformer-2 protein homolog beta isoform X3 produces MSDNEKEYVERESRSRSRSHRVSAKSNSESPRRSPAGSKDGSHRSRSRSHSRSRSRSRSRSRRSTRRRYSRSHSRSRSRSHSRRRHSRSRSYSHEHRRHRSHSHSPMSNRRRHVGNRANPDPNCCLGVFGLSLYTTERDLREVFSKYGPLSSVSIVYDQQSRRSRGFAFVYFENREDSREAKERANGMELDGRRIRVDYSITQRPHTPTPGIYMGRPTYGGGRPSASGGRSRDYDRGYDRGYERYDDREYYKSYRRRSQSPYYNRGGYRSRSRSRSYSPRRY; encoded by the exons ATGAGCGACAACGAGAAGGAGTATGTGGAGCGG GAGTCACGATCCAGAAGCCGGAGCCATAGAGTCTCTGCTAAATCCAATAGCGAGTCCCCGAGACGTTCCCCAGCGGGGTCTAAAGATGGGTCCCATCGTTCCAGATCCAGATCTCACTCCAGGTCCAGATCTAGGTCCAG GTCCCGTTCCCGCCGGAGCACAAGGAGGCGCTACTCTCGTTCACACTCGCGCTCTCGTTCACGCTCCCACTCTCGCCGCCGCCACTCTCGCAGCCGATCCTACAGCCATGAGCATCGCCGCCACAGAAGCCACAGCCACTCTCCAATGTCCAACCGCAGACGGCATGTTGGCAATCGG GCGAATCCAGACCCTAACTGCTGCCTGGGTGTGTTTGGTCTGAGTCTTTATACCACAGAGAGAGATCTGAGAGAGGTGTTCTCTAAGTACGGTCCTCTGAGCAGCGTAAGCATCGTGTACGATCAGCAGTCACGCCGATCACGAGGCTTCGCTTTCGTCTACTTCGAGAACAGGGAGGACTCTAGGGAG GCTAAAGAGCGAGCTAATGGGATGGAGCTGGACGGGAGACGTATCAGAGTGGACTATTCCATCACTCAGAGGCCACACACCCCCACCCCGGGCATCTATATGGGACGACCCACATA TGGGGGAGGAAGGCCGAGTGCGTCCGGAGGCCGCTCTAGAGATTATGATCGCGGTTACGATCGAGGATACGAACGCTATGATGACAGAGAATACTACAAATCTTACAG GCGCAGGTCTCAATCACCCTACTACAACCGCGGAGGGTACAGGTCACGCTCTCGGTCGCGGTCGTACTCCCCAC GTCGATACTGA
- the LOC103036567 gene encoding transformer-2 protein homolog beta isoform X2 — MSDNEKEYVERESRSRSRSHRVSAKSNSESPRRSPAGSKDGSHRSRSRSHSRSRSRSRSRSRRSTRRRYSRSHSRSRSRSHSRRRHSRSRSYSHEHRRHRSHSHSPMSNRRRHVGNRANPDPNCCLGVFGLSLYTTERDLREVFSKYGPLSSVSIVYDQQSRRSRGFAFVYFENREDSREYHSFINCSNQAKERANGMELDGRRIRVDYSITQRPHTPTPGIYMGRPTYGGGRPSASGGRSRDYDRGYDRGYERYDDREYYKSYRRRSQSPYYNRGGYRSRSRSRSYSPRK, encoded by the exons ATGAGCGACAACGAGAAGGAGTATGTGGAGCGG GAGTCACGATCCAGAAGCCGGAGCCATAGAGTCTCTGCTAAATCCAATAGCGAGTCCCCGAGACGTTCCCCAGCGGGGTCTAAAGATGGGTCCCATCGTTCCAGATCCAGATCTCACTCCAGGTCCAGATCTAGGTCCAG GTCCCGTTCCCGCCGGAGCACAAGGAGGCGCTACTCTCGTTCACACTCGCGCTCTCGTTCACGCTCCCACTCTCGCCGCCGCCACTCTCGCAGCCGATCCTACAGCCATGAGCATCGCCGCCACAGAAGCCACAGCCACTCTCCAATGTCCAACCGCAGACGGCATGTTGGCAATCGG GCGAATCCAGACCCTAACTGCTGCCTGGGTGTGTTTGGTCTGAGTCTTTATACCACAGAGAGAGATCTGAGAGAGGTGTTCTCTAAGTACGGTCCTCTGAGCAGCGTAAGCATCGTGTACGATCAGCAGTCACGCCGATCACGAGGCTTCGCTTTCGTCTACTTCGAGAACAGGGAGGACTCTAGGGAG TATCATTCTTTCATAAACTGTTCTAATCAGGCTAAAGAGCGAGCTAATGGGATGGAGCTGGACGGGAGACGTATCAGAGTGGACTATTCCATCACTCAGAGGCCACACACCCCCACCCCGGGCATCTATATGGGACGACCCACATA TGGGGGAGGAAGGCCGAGTGCGTCCGGAGGCCGCTCTAGAGATTATGATCGCGGTTACGATCGAGGATACGAACGCTATGATGACAGAGAATACTACAAATCTTACAG GCGCAGGTCTCAATCACCCTACTACAACCGCGGAGGGTACAGGTCACGCTCTCGGTCGCGGTCGTACTCCCCACGTAAGTAA